One Oryza sativa Japonica Group chromosome 8, ASM3414082v1 DNA window includes the following coding sequences:
- the LOC4345385 gene encoding pirin-like protein isoform X2 — MSAAACISSFPPPPMAAAAAPAPETTIDVFVVANHTPVTAAADKSCEGDVVAGGGRTVRRPRAVARTLECERRVVGEGFAVRRGIGRKELDSLDPFISLDEFEFSPPAGFHDHPHRGFENVTYMLEGGFSYHDFSGHKGTINTGDVQWMTAGRGVVHAEMPGGHGVQRGINLWINLSSKDKMVEPRYQELASHDIPAAERDGVSVKVIAGEALGARSPLQTRTPALCLDVAMRPGARLRAPVPPGWSACSYVIDGEAVFGDEAAAAGAHTCVVFGGGGDGVAARATERSAARFLLVAARPHGEAVVKDGPFVMNTREEVEQAREDYRNRRNGFEMAAGWSSDHVATAAAAH; from the exons ATGTCTGCCGCCGCCTGCATCTCCTCCTTCCCTCCACCGCCaatggccgccgcggcggcgccggcgccggagaccaCCATCGACGTCTTCGTCGTCGCCAACCACACGCCggtgaccgccgccgccgacaaaaG CTGCGAGGGggacgtcgtcgccggcggcgggaggacggtGAGGAGGCCGCGGGCGGTGGCGCGGACGCTGGAGTGCGAGCGGCGGGTGGTCGGCGAGGGGTTCGCGGTGAGGAGGGGCATCGGGAGGAAGGAGCTCGACAGCCTCGATCCTTTCATCTCCCTCGACGAGTTCGAGT TTTCTCCACCAGCCGGCTTCCATGATCATCCCCACAGAG GATTCGAGAATGTTACCTACATGCTCGAG GGAGGCTTCAGTTACCATGACTTTTCAGGCCACAAGGGCACCATCAACACAGGAGATGTTCAG TGgatgacggcggggcgcggCGTGGTGCACGCGGAGatgcccggcggccatggcgtccaGAGGGGCATCAACCTCTGGATCAACCTCTCCTCCAAGGACAAAAT ggTGGAGCCGAGGTACCAGGAGCTGGCGAGCCACGACATCCCCGCCGCGGAGCGCGACGGCGTGTCCGTCAAGGTGATCGCCGGCGAGGCCCTGGGCGCGCGCTCGCCGCTCCAGACGCGCACCCCGGCGCTCTGCCTCGACGTCGCCATGCGGCCCGGCGCGCGCCTGCGAGCGCCCGTCCCGCCCGGGTGGAGCGCGTGCTCGTACGTCATCGACGGCGAGGCCGTCTTCGGGgacgaggccgcggcggcgggcgcgcacACCTGCGTcgtgttcggcggcggcggcgacggcgtggccgcGCGGGCGACGGAGCGCTCCGCGGCGAGGTTCCtgctggtggcggcgcggccgcacggcgaggcCGTGGTGAAGGACGGGCCGTTCGTGATGAACAcccgggaggaggtggagcagGCCAGGGAAGACTACCGGAACCGCCGCAACGGCTTCGAGATGGCCGCCGGCTGGAGCTCCGACCacgttgccaccgccgccgcggcgcactga
- the LOC4345385 gene encoding pirin-like protein isoform X1, with product MSAAACISSFPPPPMAAAAAPAPETTIDVFVVANHTPVTAAADKSSCEGDVVAGGGRTVRRPRAVARTLECERRVVGEGFAVRRGIGRKELDSLDPFISLDEFEFSPPAGFHDHPHRGFENVTYMLEGGFSYHDFSGHKGTINTGDVQWMTAGRGVVHAEMPGGHGVQRGINLWINLSSKDKMVEPRYQELASHDIPAAERDGVSVKVIAGEALGARSPLQTRTPALCLDVAMRPGARLRAPVPPGWSACSYVIDGEAVFGDEAAAAGAHTCVVFGGGGDGVAARATERSAARFLLVAARPHGEAVVKDGPFVMNTREEVEQAREDYRNRRNGFEMAAGWSSDHVATAAAAH from the exons ATGTCTGCCGCCGCCTGCATCTCCTCCTTCCCTCCACCGCCaatggccgccgcggcggcgccggcgccggagaccaCCATCGACGTCTTCGTCGTCGCCAACCACACGCCggtgaccgccgccgccgacaaaaG CAGCTGCGAGGGggacgtcgtcgccggcggcgggaggacggtGAGGAGGCCGCGGGCGGTGGCGCGGACGCTGGAGTGCGAGCGGCGGGTGGTCGGCGAGGGGTTCGCGGTGAGGAGGGGCATCGGGAGGAAGGAGCTCGACAGCCTCGATCCTTTCATCTCCCTCGACGAGTTCGAGT TTTCTCCACCAGCCGGCTTCCATGATCATCCCCACAGAG GATTCGAGAATGTTACCTACATGCTCGAG GGAGGCTTCAGTTACCATGACTTTTCAGGCCACAAGGGCACCATCAACACAGGAGATGTTCAG TGgatgacggcggggcgcggCGTGGTGCACGCGGAGatgcccggcggccatggcgtccaGAGGGGCATCAACCTCTGGATCAACCTCTCCTCCAAGGACAAAAT ggTGGAGCCGAGGTACCAGGAGCTGGCGAGCCACGACATCCCCGCCGCGGAGCGCGACGGCGTGTCCGTCAAGGTGATCGCCGGCGAGGCCCTGGGCGCGCGCTCGCCGCTCCAGACGCGCACCCCGGCGCTCTGCCTCGACGTCGCCATGCGGCCCGGCGCGCGCCTGCGAGCGCCCGTCCCGCCCGGGTGGAGCGCGTGCTCGTACGTCATCGACGGCGAGGCCGTCTTCGGGgacgaggccgcggcggcgggcgcgcacACCTGCGTcgtgttcggcggcggcggcgacggcgtggccgcGCGGGCGACGGAGCGCTCCGCGGCGAGGTTCCtgctggtggcggcgcggccgcacggcgaggcCGTGGTGAAGGACGGGCCGTTCGTGATGAACAcccgggaggaggtggagcagGCCAGGGAAGACTACCGGAACCGCCGCAACGGCTTCGAGATGGCCGCCGGCTGGAGCTCCGACCacgttgccaccgccgccgcggcgcactga
- the LOC112939893 gene encoding uncharacterized protein, with protein MPDWCSGSNFKHRWGGVRFKRTMLELKPDQKKFIIDNGFESFLSLSNFKVHSRLAEWIMQKMNPEICEFRFRGKVIVFDKLLVQKITGLNDGDLPVKLSGANSEVVKEIRTLYHPYFVSNRLGTGMCEKLLLSLHDEEKFLRTFILYLLATILCPATGNYVNLDYLHSLVDVKMCSQYDWCTHVASCLMREIRKYQGFSTEQRDSIFQIGECLPLLVIAYMDHLQMPTTGLHLRIIDYNTPRFCHVTDEDFEYVAVVDRCRMNLGYVTYGSRPFHPRNEIPYLAQVHAVVGGSEAENAGVARAEDVPIGAVQDGVGIGAAVAQDSVAQDSASLNEWIRLSASSSQGTTFSASLKSSIEKHSAMWQDEFVSALDNFKRDMIDLRAKRTCDMISDISKVLADSNTAVGISEAVSNPPSTGLAAEVVSNTPSTEGVAEAVSKPSSIEGAAEATDFDGPSQEASGGSVPSSPAIDDYIFASHSDISNLDDACDAPSFRLFNESDPDFISTQDLAVEMLSLDVSNVPQSAMDGRIPSPSPQSPVSARTSSATPSPTARTPSPAPPSPIATKTSTSVVLSLAAVRATSPATSSPPRATSSLPLGAGSSGPSTHEKKNRKKRAQKGDSDVEAKKLKTASEIDDVYRRSVVDSLPNRSRKADAKELTTPFLRIGEFHVSLEYFREAMKPRGELNNEVMSCWIEMFNANCREDSKMKSSIKKFVFPLA; from the exons ATGCCTGATTGGTGTAGTGGTTCCAACTTCAAGCATAGATGGGGCGGTGTGAGGTTTAAGCGCACTATGCTTGAGTTGAAACCCGATCAAAAGAAATTCATCATAGATAATGGCTTTGAGTCTTTTCTATCACTAAGCAATTTCAAGGTCCATAGTCGACTTGCAGAATGGATTATGCAAAAGATGAACCCAGAGATTTGTGAGTTTAGGTTCCGTGGCAAGGTTATCGTGTTTGATAAGTTGTTAGTACAGAAGATTACTGGGCTAAATGATGGCGATCTACCTGTTAAGCTTAGTGGTGCCAACAGTGAAGTTGTAAAAGAGATCAGGACCCTGTACCATCCATATTTTGTCAGCAATAGACTTGGTACAGGCATGTGCGAGAAATTGTTGCTTTCTCTGCATGATGAAGAGAAGTTCTTGAGGACTTTCATTTTGTACTTGCTTGCCACCATCTTGTGTCCTGCCACCGGCAATTATGTGAATCTCGACTATTTGCATTCTTTGGTTGATGTCAAGATGTGTAGTCAGTATGATTGGTGCACACATGTGGCGAGCTGTTTGATGCGGGAAATCAGGAAATATCAGGGATTCTCTACTGAGCAACGAGATTCCATTTTTCAGATTGGAGAGTGCCTCCCCTTGCTTGTT ATTGCTTACATGGATCATTTGCAAATGCCAACAACTGGACTGCATCTCCGCATCATTGACTACAACACACCAAGATTTTGTCATGTCACTGATGAGGACTTTGAGTATGTTGCTGTTGTAGACCGTTGTAGGATGAACCTTGGCTATGTCACATATGGGTCTCGCCCG TTCCATCCACGGAATGAGATCCCATATCTAGCCCAAGTCCATGCTGTTGTTGGTGGGTCTGAGGCTGAGAATGCTGGGGTTGCAAGGGCTGAGGATGTTCCAATTGGTGCTGTTCAAGATGGTGTAGGCATTGGAGCTGCTGTCGCCCAAGATAGTGTTGCTCAAGATTCTGCTTCATTGAATGAATGGATCAGGCTATCTGCCTCAAGCAGCCAAGGGACTACG TTTTCAGCAAGCTTAAAATCTAGTATTGAGAAGCACAGTGCCATGTGGCAGGATGAGTTTGTTTCAGCACTTGACAACTTCAAGAGGGACATGATTGATTTGCGTGCAAAAAGAACATGTGATATGATTTCTGACATAAGCAAGGTGCTAGCTGACAGCAACACTGCAGTGGGCATTTCCGAGGCTGTTTCAAACCCACCAAGCACTGGGTTGGCAGCTGAGGTTGTTTCAAACACACCAAGCACTGAGGGGGTAGCTGAGGCCGTTTCAAAACCATCAAGCATTGAGGGGGCAGCTGAGGCTACAGATTTTGATGGACCAAGCCAGGAAGCTTCTGGCGGTTCTGTGCCAAGCAGCCCAGCTATTGATGATTATATTTTTGCTTCCCACTCTGATATCTCAAATCTAGATGATGCATGTGATGCACCGTCATTCAGACTCTTCAATGAATCTGATCCTGATTTCATTAGTACTCAGGACTTGGCTGTTGAGATGCTCTCCTTGGATGTTTCAAATGTTCCTCAATCGGCAATGGATGGAAGGATACCTTCTCCATCACCTCAGTCACCTGTTTCTGCAAGGACATCTTCTGCAACTCCTTCACCCACTGCAAGGACACCTTCTCCAGCCCCCCCTTCAcccattgcaacaaaaacatCAACTTCAGTAGTTCTCTCTCTAGCAGCAGTAAGGGCAACATCCCCAGCTACATCTTCACCGCCACGTGCTACAAGCTCGCTACCTCTAG GTGCTGGTAGTAGTGGTCCAAGCACCCATGAGAAGAAAAATAGGAAGAAAAGGGCACAGAAAGGTGATAGTGATGTAGAGGCGAAGAAGTTGAAGACCGCTTCTGAAATAGATGATGTGTACAGAAGATCTGTTGTTGATTCTTTGCCAAATAGGTCAAGGAAGGCAGATGCCAAAGAGTT GACAACTCCATTCTTAAGGATTGGAGAATTCCATGTCTCACTTGAGTATTTCCGTGAAGCAATGAAACCTAGAGGAGAGTTGAACAATGAAGTTATGTCATGTTGGATTGAGATGTTCAATGCAAACTGTAGGGAAGATTCTAAGATGAAATCAAGCATAAAAAAATTTGTTTTTCCCCTGGCTTGA